The Saccharopolyspora gloriosae genome window below encodes:
- a CDS encoding TMEM165/GDT1 family protein: MLTGFAVSSAAIFVAELGDKSQLMAMTFATRYRAWQVLLGITLATTVVHAASVALGFGMGALLPTEWIGLVAGIAFLGFAAWTLRGDHLTDAEKSKAGRTARSAVIAVTLAFFLAELGDKTMLATVTLASQHDWLGTWIGSTVGMVLADALAIGVGLLLGKHLPERFIRYGAAALFAVFGGWLIVESTLGLL; this comes from the coding sequence GTGTTGACCGGTTTCGCCGTCAGTTCCGCGGCGATCTTCGTGGCCGAACTCGGCGACAAGTCCCAGTTGATGGCGATGACCTTCGCCACCCGCTACCGCGCCTGGCAGGTGCTGCTGGGCATCACGCTCGCCACCACCGTCGTGCACGCCGCCTCGGTCGCCCTCGGATTCGGCATGGGCGCGCTGCTGCCCACCGAGTGGATCGGCCTGGTCGCCGGTATCGCCTTCCTCGGCTTCGCCGCGTGGACGCTGCGCGGTGACCACCTCACCGACGCCGAGAAGAGCAAGGCCGGTCGCACCGCCCGCTCCGCCGTGATCGCGGTGACGCTCGCGTTCTTCCTCGCCGAGCTCGGCGACAAGACGATGCTCGCCACGGTCACCCTCGCCTCGCAGCACGACTGGCTGGGCACCTGGATCGGGTCGACCGTCGGCATGGTGCTCGCGGACGCGCTCGCCATCGGCGTCGGCCTGCTGCTGGGCAAGCACCTGCCGGAGCGCTTCATCCGCTACGGCGCCGCCGCGCTGTTCGCCGTCTTCGGCGGCTGGCTGATCGTCGAATCGACCCTCGGCCTCCTCTGA
- a CDS encoding saccharopine dehydrogenase family protein has protein sequence MIYGATGYTGRLIAERALDRGQRPVLAGRDPAKLARVATPLGLPYRVFDVRAEAAAAAALADVDLVAHCAGPFSATSTPMVAACLASGTHYVDITGEIDVFESVFARHGDAVDAGVVLLPGAGFDVVPTDCLAAMVATALPGATNLDLAFQASGGISGGTVKSALEGAALGGRARVDGVLRTVPMGWRHRDVPFPSGHHRVSSLPWGDVSTAYRSTGIPNITTFTRLPGLHRLGPTATALGRAVLGRPVAQRVGKAVIGSLVGGPGSAQRARSWVEVFAEATDDAGRSVTAALIGPDTYEFTVDAVLRSVGGLLTGGTRPGAHTPSTAFGADFVRRLHGVRLIEPGRISG, from the coding sequence ATGATCTACGGCGCCACCGGGTACACGGGGCGGCTCATCGCGGAACGCGCCCTCGACCGGGGGCAGCGGCCGGTGCTCGCCGGGCGCGACCCCGCGAAGCTCGCGCGCGTCGCGACTCCGCTGGGCCTGCCGTACCGGGTGTTCGACGTGCGCGCGGAGGCCGCCGCCGCGGCGGCGCTGGCGGACGTCGACCTGGTGGCGCACTGCGCCGGACCGTTTTCGGCGACTTCGACGCCGATGGTGGCGGCCTGCCTGGCGTCGGGAACGCACTACGTGGACATCACCGGCGAGATCGACGTGTTCGAGTCCGTGTTCGCCCGGCACGGGGACGCCGTCGACGCGGGGGTGGTGCTGCTGCCCGGCGCGGGATTCGACGTGGTGCCGACCGACTGCCTGGCCGCGATGGTCGCCACCGCCTTGCCGGGCGCCACGAACCTCGATCTGGCGTTCCAGGCCAGCGGCGGGATCAGCGGCGGCACGGTGAAGAGCGCGCTGGAGGGCGCCGCGCTCGGCGGGCGGGCTCGCGTCGACGGAGTGCTGCGCACGGTTCCGATGGGCTGGCGGCACCGGGACGTGCCGTTCCCGTCCGGGCACCACCGGGTGTCCTCGTTGCCGTGGGGCGATGTCAGCACGGCCTACCGCAGCACCGGCATCCCGAACATCACCACCTTCACCCGGCTGCCGGGACTGCACCGCTTGGGGCCGACGGCGACCGCGCTCGGCAGGGCGGTGCTGGGGCGGCCCGTCGCGCAGCGCGTCGGCAAGGCCGTGATCGGTTCGCTGGTCGGCGGGCCCGGATCGGCGCAGCGGGCGCGGAGTTGGGTGGAGGTCTTCGCGGAGGCGACCGACGACGCCGGCCGCTCGGTGACGGCGGCGCTGATCGGGCCCGACACCTACGAGTTCACGGTGGACGCGGTGCTGCGCTCCGTCGGCGGCCTGCTGACGGGCGGCACCCGCCCGGGCGCGCACACCCCGTCCACCGCCTTCGGCGCCGACTTCGTCCGCCGCCTGCACGGAGTCCGCCTCATCGAACCGGGCCGGATCAGCGGTTGA
- a CDS encoding VOC family protein gives MTGTGFTVEFATARPLLLARWWAQVLDWTVDTSAADPVVRPAGPGIPLLFAGAAREKSGKNGVHLDLRSESHDHERTMLLRLFNAGARFADIGQGEDVPWVVMTDPDGNELCLLEPRKSDVDTGAVHSVVIDSADPERDARRWTGTTSLIVVHREPHLVALHSPDRSGPYLEFLSATGPGTTLRVLPHP, from the coding sequence ATGACCGGAACGGGGTTCACCGTCGAATTCGCCACCGCACGCCCCCTGCTGCTGGCGCGGTGGTGGGCGCAGGTGCTCGACTGGACCGTCGACACCAGCGCCGCCGATCCGGTGGTGCGGCCCGCAGGACCCGGAATTCCGCTGCTGTTCGCCGGTGCCGCGCGGGAGAAGTCCGGGAAGAACGGCGTCCACCTCGACCTGCGCAGCGAATCGCACGACCACGAGCGGACCATGCTGCTGCGGCTGTTCAACGCGGGCGCGCGCTTCGCCGACATCGGGCAGGGCGAGGACGTGCCGTGGGTCGTGATGACCGACCCCGACGGCAACGAGCTCTGTCTGCTGGAACCCCGGAAGTCCGATGTGGACACCGGAGCGGTGCATTCGGTGGTGATCGACTCCGCCGACCCCGAGCGCGACGCGCGGCGGTGGACCGGGACCACGTCGCTGATCGTCGTGCACCGCGAACCGCACCTGGTCGCGCTGCACTCGCCCGACCGCAGCGGCCCCTACCTGGAATTCCTCAGCGCCACCGGCCCCGGCACCACCCTCCGCGTCCTCCCCCACCCATGA
- a CDS encoding alpha/beta hydrolase has translation MFTFPVHPAELFTERARQFQSWGVSPSVIARVRDRIDDMWGHGRTGWVPVWAEEARRAESEHDWAHAAACWGAARFPCLATADRREAYARQLECFGHASAGLPVTFRRYALDVPYRRHSTRVTAHVYRRPRAVSDQLLLLCGGVDTWKVELHRMALLISLISGLTVAAVDMPGTGESRVPLAADSDLLLAATARQLADRTRCSKTALLGLSFGGHWAAKLALTGRVDAAIDFGGPIGANGTAVDVLGLPHGMAGVIGNALDLPALPDRADADRFSLEFSLRRQGLLSSTSAAPLLAINGTGDPYVPLRDTIALADRPAAEVWLVPGTGHCARERLPRVLPPAIGWLLAELSPRSVRRQLISRALRASLGETVTGPRHVAGEHEHTEAPGARMLTARP, from the coding sequence ATGTTCACCTTTCCCGTGCATCCCGCGGAACTGTTCACCGAGCGCGCCCGGCAGTTCCAGAGCTGGGGAGTGTCACCGAGCGTGATCGCCCGCGTCCGCGATCGGATCGACGACATGTGGGGCCACGGCCGCACCGGCTGGGTCCCGGTGTGGGCGGAAGAGGCCCGGCGCGCGGAATCCGAGCACGACTGGGCGCACGCCGCCGCGTGCTGGGGCGCCGCCCGGTTCCCGTGCCTGGCCACCGCGGATCGCCGGGAGGCCTACGCCCGCCAGCTGGAATGCTTCGGCCACGCCTCGGCTGGCCTGCCCGTCACGTTCCGCCGCTACGCCCTCGACGTCCCGTACCGCCGGCACAGCACCCGCGTCACCGCGCACGTCTACCGCCGCCCCCGAGCCGTCAGCGACCAGTTGCTGCTGCTGTGCGGCGGAGTGGACACCTGGAAGGTGGAGCTGCACCGGATGGCGCTGCTGATCTCCCTGATCAGCGGGCTCACCGTCGCCGCCGTCGACATGCCCGGCACCGGCGAATCACGAGTCCCGCTGGCCGCGGACTCGGACCTGCTGCTGGCCGCGACCGCCCGGCAGCTCGCCGACCGGACGCGGTGTTCGAAGACCGCGCTGCTCGGCCTGAGCTTCGGCGGGCACTGGGCCGCGAAGCTAGCGCTCACCGGCCGGGTCGACGCCGCCATCGACTTCGGCGGCCCCATCGGGGCGAACGGCACGGCGGTCGACGTGCTGGGCCTGCCGCACGGGATGGCCGGGGTCATCGGCAACGCGCTCGACCTGCCCGCGCTGCCGGACCGGGCCGACGCCGACCGGTTCTCGCTGGAGTTCTCGCTGCGCAGGCAAGGACTGCTGAGCTCGACCTCGGCGGCACCGCTGCTGGCGATCAACGGCACCGGCGATCCGTACGTGCCGCTGCGGGACACCATCGCGCTGGCCGACCGCCCCGCCGCCGAGGTGTGGCTGGTGCCGGGCACCGGGCACTGCGCGCGGGAACGGCTGCCGCGCGTGCTGCCGCCCGCGATCGGCTGGCTGCTCGCGGAGCTCTCGCCCAGGTCCGTCCGCCGCCAGCTGATCTCCCGCGCGCTGCGCGCCTCGCTCGGCGAGACCGTCACCGGGCCCCGCCACGTCGCCGGGGAGCACGAGCACACCGAGGCGCCCGGCGCACGGATGCTGACCGCCCGTCCCTGA
- a CDS encoding peptide deformylase, whose product MSSRTRTPDAMGMVAMTGQAKADLDATPEQDVFVAEFRRWRDVRGLSRSALARGMGYSRSYVSKVESGGEHASREFAQAADSALNAGGSLRRAWREQNTVPAPRKPSPPQHAAPATEPAGGLVVEHDHAELFYVNGSYRATMRRHLVNNGTEPITRYLIRISVDRFPGDPERSNRLYRDNPLTWEEIDLQAWHGEKREEPMRWSVQHDRDAFKEVWLLFANDSGRFPLYPGESAWIEYTYTVSDDKWGHWFRRAVRLPTQRLSVTLNFPTELDPAVWGLHTSMTAESMPFHTAIETRHEQDRTIYAWSTEDPPLHARYRLEWHFRNDSPTAPSGPPKPSETMTALGIVQDGDPMLRRSARPFTLPDEAEDARRVINELHSATQRISKAHTFGKGMGIAAPQIGIERAAAIVRPPGSDDLITLLNPRIIEAGEQGDEQYEGCLSFFDVRCLVPRPVVVHVEHQDITGERRITIFERGVARLVAHEVDHLYGVLCRDHLAPDVTPIPVEQYRGTGSGWHYPSES is encoded by the coding sequence GTGAGCTCACGCACACGCACGCCGGACGCGATGGGGATGGTGGCCATGACCGGCCAGGCGAAGGCCGACCTGGACGCGACACCGGAACAGGACGTGTTCGTCGCCGAATTCCGGCGATGGCGCGACGTTCGCGGCCTGTCCAGATCAGCGCTGGCCCGCGGCATGGGCTACAGCCGGTCGTACGTGTCGAAGGTCGAAAGCGGCGGTGAGCACGCGTCACGCGAATTCGCCCAAGCCGCCGACAGCGCCCTCAACGCCGGTGGATCGCTGCGCCGGGCCTGGCGGGAGCAGAACACCGTTCCCGCGCCGCGCAAACCCAGCCCACCGCAGCACGCCGCGCCGGCCACCGAACCCGCGGGCGGGCTCGTCGTCGAGCACGATCACGCGGAACTGTTCTACGTCAACGGTTCCTACCGCGCCACCATGCGGCGACATCTGGTCAACAACGGCACCGAGCCGATCACCCGCTACCTGATCCGCATCTCGGTGGACCGCTTCCCCGGCGACCCCGAACGTTCCAACCGGCTCTACCGGGACAACCCGTTGACCTGGGAGGAGATCGACCTCCAAGCGTGGCACGGGGAGAAGCGCGAAGAACCGATGCGCTGGAGCGTGCAGCACGACCGGGACGCCTTCAAGGAAGTGTGGCTGCTGTTCGCCAACGACTCCGGCCGATTCCCGCTGTACCCGGGCGAAAGCGCCTGGATCGAATACACCTACACCGTCAGCGACGACAAGTGGGGCCACTGGTTCCGCCGCGCGGTGCGGCTGCCCACGCAGCGGTTATCGGTCACGTTGAACTTCCCGACGGAACTGGACCCGGCGGTGTGGGGACTGCACACCTCGATGACCGCCGAATCGATGCCGTTCCACACCGCCATCGAAACCCGGCACGAACAGGACCGCACGATCTACGCGTGGTCGACCGAAGACCCACCGCTGCACGCCCGGTACCGGCTGGAATGGCACTTCCGCAACGACTCGCCGACCGCTCCGTCCGGGCCGCCGAAGCCGAGCGAGACCATGACGGCGCTGGGCATCGTGCAGGACGGCGACCCGATGCTGCGGCGCTCGGCCCGCCCGTTCACGCTGCCCGACGAAGCCGAAGACGCCCGGCGCGTGATCAACGAGCTGCACTCGGCGACGCAGCGCATCTCGAAAGCGCACACCTTCGGCAAGGGCATGGGCATCGCAGCGCCGCAGATCGGCATCGAACGGGCCGCCGCCATCGTGCGCCCACCCGGCAGCGACGACCTGATCACGCTGCTGAACCCGCGGATCATCGAAGCGGGCGAACAGGGCGACGAGCAGTACGAAGGCTGCCTGAGCTTCTTCGACGTGCGCTGCCTCGTGCCGCGCCCCGTGGTGGTGCACGTGGAACACCAGGACATCACCGGGGAACGGCGCATCACCATCTTCGAACGCGGCGTCGCGCGGCTCGTGGCGCACGAAGTCGACCACCTCTACGGCGTGCTGTGCCGCGACCACCTGGCGCCGGACGTCACCCCGATCCCAGTGGAACAGTACAGAGGCACCGGCTCTGGTTGGCATTATCCTTCGGAGTCCTGA
- a CDS encoding aminotransferase class I/II-fold pyridoxal phosphate-dependent enzyme codes for MSSPLAIHGGPPVVRSAAPQVPWPPVDINTAVAVTAQLYSAVSVPGRTGIVAELESRLAEFFGVRRAVVTSSGTAALHSAYSALGLTDGDEVIVPAYTAHPTATPLFHLRAKPVLVDCDELGNIDPLQVEAAITPFTKAIVVTHLWGVPARVEALADIAERHGIRLVEDGSHAHGAAVGGRRVGTFGHIAAFSMGGAKPLSAGEGGFVLTDDDDLYYRVLLHSQDGGRCRSEIPIDHPLRRYVVTGTGLAHRMHPLAAALALGQLNELDRRLGGRRQLAAHMISELRGLPGISVPEVPARSAPAWYALALLHRPEDLGGLPVDALIAALRAEGCLEVDHPRAPRPLNEHPLFDAPNRLFPNLPEGWPRYRAGQYPRSERRHRNTLTITVPHDDPELVEGYVRAFRKVITHHRTLIGPDP; via the coding sequence GTGAGCAGCCCCTTGGCGATTCACGGCGGCCCACCTGTGGTGCGCTCCGCCGCCCCGCAGGTCCCCTGGCCGCCGGTCGACATCAACACCGCGGTCGCGGTCACCGCGCAGCTCTACAGCGCGGTGTCCGTGCCGGGGCGCACCGGCATCGTCGCGGAGCTGGAGAGCCGGCTCGCGGAGTTCTTCGGCGTGCGCCGCGCGGTGGTCACGTCTTCGGGCACGGCGGCGCTGCATTCGGCGTACTCCGCGCTCGGGCTCACCGACGGGGACGAGGTGATCGTGCCCGCCTACACCGCGCATCCGACCGCGACGCCGCTGTTCCACCTGCGGGCGAAGCCGGTGCTGGTGGACTGCGACGAGCTCGGCAACATCGATCCGCTGCAGGTGGAGGCGGCGATCACGCCGTTCACCAAGGCCATCGTGGTCACGCACCTGTGGGGTGTGCCCGCGCGGGTGGAGGCGCTCGCGGACATCGCCGAGCGGCACGGGATCCGCTTGGTGGAGGACGGTTCGCACGCGCACGGCGCGGCGGTGGGCGGGCGCCGGGTCGGCACGTTCGGGCACATCGCCGCGTTCAGCATGGGCGGGGCGAAGCCGTTGTCGGCGGGCGAGGGCGGATTCGTGCTCACCGATGACGACGACTTGTACTACCGGGTGCTGCTGCACAGCCAGGACGGCGGCCGGTGCCGCAGCGAGATCCCGATCGACCACCCGCTGCGGCGCTACGTCGTCACCGGCACCGGGTTGGCGCACCGGATGCATCCGCTGGCGGCGGCGCTGGCGCTGGGGCAGCTCAACGAGCTGGACCGGCGGCTGGGCGGGCGACGGCAGCTGGCCGCGCACATGATCTCGGAGCTGCGCGGGTTGCCCGGCATCAGCGTGCCGGAGGTGCCCGCGCGTTCGGCGCCGGCCTGGTACGCACTGGCGCTGCTGCACCGGCCGGAGGACTTGGGCGGGTTGCCGGTGGACGCGCTGATCGCGGCGTTGCGAGCGGAGGGGTGCTTGGAGGTCGACCACCCGCGGGCGCCCCGGCCGCTCAACGAGCACCCGCTGTTCGACGCGCCGAACCGGTTGTTCCCGAACCTGCCGGAGGGGTGGCCGCGCTATCGCGCCGGGCAGTACCCGAGGTCGGAGCGCAGGCACCGCAACACGCTCACCATCACCGTCCCGCACGACGATCCGGAGTTGGTGGAGGGCTATGTCCGCGCCTTCCGCAAGGTCATCACGCACCACCGCACCCTCATCGGCCCCGACCCGTGA
- a CDS encoding TetR/AcrR family transcriptional regulator has product MAVNSPDRTRRSERSRTAILTATRELIAEVGYAKLTIEAIAARAGVGKQTIYRWWSSKGAVVFDSILALSEQTDGEVALPDTGDLAADLKTVLRATAAEFADPAFEAPIRALNMELIADPELAELYREKLEKPVTEAKKRRLRAAREAGQLAADTDLDLFLEFLYAPLTQRWLLRSGPLDDAFADALVDATLRAFP; this is encoded by the coding sequence ATGGCCGTCAACAGCCCGGACCGCACCCGCCGCAGCGAGCGCTCGCGCACCGCGATCCTCACCGCCACCCGCGAGCTCATCGCCGAAGTCGGCTACGCGAAGCTGACCATCGAGGCGATCGCCGCCCGCGCCGGAGTCGGCAAGCAGACGATCTACCGCTGGTGGTCGTCGAAAGGCGCCGTCGTCTTCGACTCGATCCTCGCGTTGAGCGAACAGACCGACGGCGAGGTCGCACTGCCCGACACCGGCGACCTCGCGGCCGACCTGAAGACCGTGCTGCGCGCCACCGCGGCCGAGTTCGCGGACCCCGCCTTCGAGGCGCCGATCCGGGCGCTGAACATGGAGCTCATCGCCGACCCCGAACTGGCCGAGCTCTACCGCGAGAAACTCGAAAAACCCGTCACCGAAGCCAAAAAACGCCGACTCCGCGCCGCCCGGGAAGCCGGTCAACTCGCCGCGGACACCGACCTCGACCTGTTCCTGGAATTCCTGTACGCCCCGCTGACCCAACGCTGGCTGCTGCGCAGCGGCCCGCTCGACGACGCCTTCGCCGACGCCCTCGTCGACGCCACCCTCCGCGCCTTCCCCTGA
- a CDS encoding SDR family NAD(P)-dependent oxidoreductase encodes MTRTGPRTWLITGASRGLGRAFTEAALAAGDRVVAVSRDITPLDDSVERSGGRLVTFPLDVRDRAAVFAGADRAAEAFGGLDVVVNNAGIALLGMVEECAEQQAREHFDTNFFGALWVSQAVVPHLRASGGRLLQISSMGSGGGYAMTGMYGAAKAALDAMSGSLAMEVEPFGVKVTVVQPGGYETGLFTQGLTATEEDPAYAPLRAELFEMFTDSQDFDPSLAAKVLLQLADLEEPPKRIVLGGLAYDLVRDLERARSAELPKWEHLSRQAG; translated from the coding sequence ATGACCCGAACCGGACCACGCACCTGGCTGATCACCGGAGCCTCTCGGGGCCTCGGCCGCGCCTTCACCGAGGCGGCGCTGGCCGCAGGTGACCGGGTCGTCGCGGTCAGTCGCGACATCACGCCGCTCGACGACTCGGTGGAACGTTCCGGCGGCCGGCTCGTCACCTTCCCGCTGGACGTGCGCGACCGCGCCGCCGTCTTCGCCGGGGCGGACCGCGCCGCCGAGGCGTTCGGCGGTCTCGACGTGGTGGTCAACAACGCCGGGATCGCCTTGCTCGGCATGGTCGAGGAATGCGCCGAGCAGCAGGCCCGCGAGCACTTCGACACGAACTTCTTCGGCGCCCTGTGGGTGAGCCAAGCCGTCGTGCCGCACCTGCGGGCGAGCGGCGGAAGGCTGCTGCAGATCTCCTCGATGGGCTCCGGCGGCGGCTACGCCATGACCGGCATGTACGGCGCCGCCAAAGCGGCCTTGGACGCGATGAGCGGGTCGCTGGCCATGGAGGTCGAGCCGTTCGGTGTCAAGGTCACGGTCGTGCAGCCCGGCGGGTACGAAACCGGCCTGTTCACCCAGGGGCTCACCGCCACCGAGGAAGATCCCGCCTACGCGCCGCTGCGCGCGGAACTGTTCGAGATGTTCACCGACTCACAGGACTTCGACCCGTCCCTGGCGGCGAAAGTGCTGCTGCAGCTGGCCGATCTGGAGGAGCCGCCCAAGCGAATCGTCCTCGGCGGCCTCGCCTACGACCTGGTCCGGGACCTGGAACGCGCCCGCTCCGCGGAACTCCCGAAGTGGGAACACCTCAGCAGGCAGGCCGGGTGA
- a CDS encoding TIGR02679 family protein has protein sequence MADGDLTEVSDQTRADVRETWGGAALRGLWEQAREALESPKRPDRFSVALPDEPTRAAVSAVYGRELYLGHSRIMLVKLDKVLRADARFGLPLPLVLEILHGRPIASPEAAPARAERSDPALDALTAHGLGAAAWAEPWVRWLHQYGRVAETELEHVTGRAATVLAALALDPATPPAVWVSRAELTAADDPHELDSGSTLSRIVLRAAALAHDIEPPNGERDRRALWERCGVAPDDVAGTVLSWALPLTGDDSWSRSVADRTGLGLPTHLTLRDLSAAPHRLVDSGTVIAVCENARVLEAAARADIRHPLVCLGGHPSPVASSLLARLRADGALLRYHGDFDWTGVAIARSLWSEHEAQLWRMSAADYREAVDHAAHRRLDLPNLVGAPVDTPWDPQLSELMSTASRAVEEETVLPTLLADLRDAALS, from the coding sequence ATGGCTGACGGCGACCTCACCGAAGTGTCCGACCAGACCCGCGCGGACGTCCGCGAGACGTGGGGCGGTGCCGCGCTGCGCGGGTTGTGGGAGCAGGCCCGCGAGGCGCTGGAATCGCCGAAGCGGCCGGACCGGTTCAGCGTCGCGCTGCCCGACGAGCCGACGCGCGCCGCCGTCAGCGCGGTGTACGGCCGCGAGCTGTACCTGGGGCATTCCCGGATCATGCTGGTGAAGCTGGACAAGGTGCTGCGCGCGGACGCCCGCTTCGGACTGCCCCTGCCGCTGGTGCTGGAGATCCTGCACGGCAGGCCCATCGCCTCCCCCGAGGCCGCCCCGGCACGAGCGGAGCGGTCCGATCCGGCGCTGGACGCGCTGACCGCGCACGGCTTGGGCGCGGCGGCGTGGGCCGAGCCGTGGGTGCGCTGGCTGCACCAGTACGGCCGCGTCGCCGAAACCGAGCTGGAGCACGTCACCGGACGTGCCGCGACGGTGCTCGCCGCGCTGGCGCTGGACCCGGCGACGCCCCCGGCGGTGTGGGTGTCGCGCGCCGAGCTCACCGCCGCCGACGACCCGCACGAGCTCGACAGCGGGAGCACGCTGAGCCGGATCGTGCTGCGCGCGGCGGCGCTGGCGCACGACATCGAACCGCCGAACGGCGAACGGGACCGCCGCGCGCTGTGGGAGCGCTGCGGGGTCGCCCCGGACGACGTGGCGGGCACGGTGCTGAGCTGGGCGCTGCCGCTGACCGGCGACGACTCCTGGTCGCGTTCGGTCGCGGACCGCACCGGCCTGGGCCTGCCGACGCACCTCACCCTCCGGGACCTGTCCGCGGCCCCGCACCGGCTCGTCGACTCGGGAACGGTCATCGCGGTGTGCGAGAACGCTCGGGTCCTCGAAGCCGCCGCCCGCGCCGACATCCGGCATCCGCTGGTGTGCCTCGGCGGGCACCCGTCACCGGTGGCGTCGTCGCTGCTGGCCCGGTTGCGCGCGGACGGGGCGCTGCTGCGCTACCACGGCGACTTCGACTGGACGGGCGTCGCGATCGCCCGCTCGCTGTGGTCGGAGCACGAGGCGCAGCTGTGGCGCATGTCCGCGGCGGACTACCGGGAAGCCGTCGACCACGCGGCCCACCGGCGCCTGGACCTCCCGAACCTCGTCGGCGCTCCCGTGGACACCCCGTGGGACCCGCAGCTGTCGGAGCTGATGTCCACGGCTTCCCGCGCGGTCGAAGAGGAAACGGTGCTCCCGACGCTGCTGGCCGACCTCCGCGACGCCGCGCTGAGCTGA